The Agromyces sp. LHK192 genome includes a window with the following:
- a CDS encoding S8 family serine peptidase, which yields MTRRAVKVIATVAAAVALLGVGAAPARADLVRDHEYWLTEYGFTTAWNTSRGSGVKVAVIDTGVNGNVAELRNAVVGGTDASGIGTPDGQTPVGEDSNHGTMVASLLAGRGTNPGDGVLGVAPEASVLTASVAFGTDTGATISNDDQIAQAIRWSVDNGADVINMSLTRNTRDWPESWDDAFMYAFENDVVVVAAAGNRGSGTTEVGAPATIPGVLTVAGLDRDENASFDASSQGITISVSAPSEDLVGVLPDGSYTLWNGTSGATPIVSGLVALVRAEFPDLDAANVMNRITATATPKGDEVPSPLYGYGVIDPVAALTAEVEKVDTTPAEALAEWIRVHRRAAGETQAPAEQEAIVPIADPVVPRSDSAKTLLPTPWTLAYITVPLSLVAGFGILGALLGIGATRHTRRTARSRGQ from the coding sequence GTGACGCGCCGCGCCGTCAAGGTCATCGCGACCGTCGCCGCGGCGGTCGCGCTGCTCGGCGTGGGCGCGGCGCCCGCGCGCGCCGACCTCGTCCGCGACCACGAGTACTGGCTGACCGAGTACGGTTTCACGACGGCGTGGAACACGTCGCGCGGCTCGGGCGTCAAGGTCGCCGTGATCGACACCGGCGTGAACGGGAACGTCGCCGAGCTGCGCAACGCCGTCGTCGGCGGCACGGATGCCTCGGGCATCGGCACGCCCGACGGGCAGACGCCCGTCGGCGAGGACTCCAACCACGGCACGATGGTCGCATCGCTGCTGGCCGGCCGCGGCACGAACCCGGGCGACGGGGTGCTGGGCGTCGCGCCCGAGGCATCCGTGCTGACCGCATCGGTGGCGTTCGGCACGGACACCGGTGCCACGATCTCGAACGACGACCAGATCGCGCAGGCGATCCGATGGTCGGTCGACAACGGTGCCGACGTGATCAACATGTCGCTCACCCGGAACACGCGCGACTGGCCGGAGAGCTGGGACGACGCGTTCATGTACGCGTTCGAGAACGACGTGGTCGTCGTCGCCGCGGCGGGCAACCGGGGGAGCGGGACCACGGAGGTCGGCGCACCCGCGACCATCCCGGGCGTCCTCACGGTGGCGGGCCTCGACCGCGACGAGAACGCGAGCTTCGACGCGAGCTCGCAGGGCATCACCATCTCGGTGTCCGCTCCGAGCGAGGACCTCGTCGGCGTGTTGCCGGACGGCAGCTACACGCTGTGGAACGGCACGAGCGGCGCGACGCCCATCGTCTCCGGCCTGGTCGCGCTCGTCCGGGCGGAGTTCCCCGACCTCGACGCCGCCAACGTGATGAACCGCATCACGGCGACCGCGACGCCCAAGGGCGACGAGGTGCCGAGCCCGCTGTACGGGTACGGCGTCATCGACCCGGTCGCGGCGCTCACCGCCGAGGTCGAGAAGGTCGACACGACGCCCGCCGAGGCGCTCGCCGAGTGGATCCGCGTGCACCGCCGCGCGGCGGGCGAGACTCAGGCGCCGGCCGAGCAGGAGGCGATCGTGCCGATCGCCGACCCGGTCGTGCCGAGGTCCGACAGTGCCAAGACGCTCCTGCCGACGCCGTGGACGCTCGCGTACATCACGGTGCCGCTCTCGCTGGTCGCCGGATTTGGTATCCTAGGAGCGCTGTTGGGCATCGGCGCCACTCGGCATACCAGGCGGACTGCTCGCTCGCGCGGGCAGTGA
- a CDS encoding septum formation initiator family protein, whose product MSAAPRRPADPARGRGTTGPKGAGTAKDSTKSARGTSPAKGAKPAKGSKPSNGAEPAKGTKAATGTKPSKDATQSSGRPPRQPSKPRQASGAARAGWLSGIRFSGFSVVMMGVIVLAVVVLAPTIAAFAEQRQRIADLRAEVSAQEAGVLELREQRERWDDETYVITQARERLYYVLPGEISYLVIDDRSEAAKAASATDVSAEVTETKGDWMRTLLASVMTAGLTPAAEGAGR is encoded by the coding sequence ATGAGCGCCGCACCACGTCGCCCCGCCGATCCGGCTCGGGGCAGGGGCACGACGGGCCCGAAGGGCGCCGGAACCGCGAAGGATTCGACGAAGTCCGCCAGGGGAACGAGCCCGGCGAAGGGCGCGAAGCCCGCCAAGGGGTCGAAGCCGTCGAATGGAGCCGAGCCGGCGAAGGGCACGAAGGCCGCGACGGGCACCAAACCGTCGAAGGACGCGACGCAGTCGTCCGGTCGCCCGCCGCGTCAGCCGTCGAAGCCCCGGCAGGCCTCCGGCGCCGCCCGCGCGGGATGGCTGAGCGGCATCCGCTTCTCGGGATTCTCCGTCGTGATGATGGGCGTCATCGTCCTCGCGGTCGTCGTGCTGGCGCCGACGATCGCGGCGTTCGCCGAACAGCGACAGCGCATCGCCGACCTGCGCGCCGAGGTCTCCGCCCAGGAGGCCGGCGTGCTCGAACTGCGCGAGCAGCGGGAGCGGTGGGACGACGAGACCTACGTGATCACGCAGGCGCGCGAGCGGCTGTACTACGTGCTGCCCGGAGAGATCAGCTACCTGGTGATCGACGACCGCTCCGAGGCGGCGAAGGCGGCGTCCGCGACCGACGTGTCGGCGGAGGTCACCGAGACGAAGGGCGACTGGATGCGCACCCTGCTGGCGTCCGTGATGACCGCGGGCCTCACGCCCGCCGCCGAGGGGGCCGGACGATGA
- a CDS encoding DUF501 domain-containing protein produces MTRPPFEPVTERDIRIVSAQLGRPARDVVGIAARCVCGAPTVVSTKPRLSDGTPFPTFYYLSHPAATAAMSFLEAAQVMVECNELLAADDDVAAAYRTAHEGYLADRGRFGDVAEIAGVSAGGMPTRVKCLHALAGHALAAGPGVNPIGDLALERSTWSPDVCQCPDYGVDGVATARAEASDAVSGADEGGRPSA; encoded by the coding sequence ATGACCCGGCCGCCGTTCGAACCCGTCACCGAGCGCGACATCCGCATCGTCTCCGCCCAGCTCGGCCGCCCCGCACGCGACGTCGTCGGCATCGCCGCGCGCTGCGTCTGCGGTGCGCCGACCGTCGTGTCGACGAAGCCCCGCCTGAGCGACGGCACGCCCTTCCCGACGTTCTACTACCTGAGCCACCCCGCCGCGACCGCGGCGATGAGCTTCCTCGAGGCCGCACAGGTCATGGTCGAGTGCAACGAGCTCCTCGCCGCGGACGACGACGTCGCCGCGGCGTACCGGACCGCGCACGAGGGCTACCTCGCCGATCGCGGCCGGTTCGGCGACGTCGCGGAGATCGCCGGGGTCTCCGCGGGCGGCATGCCGACCCGGGTGAAGTGCCTCCACGCCCTCGCAGGGCACGCGCTCGCCGCGGGGCCCGGCGTCAACCCGATCGGCGACCTCGCGCTCGAGCGCTCGACCTGGAGCCCCGACGTGTGCCAGTGCCCCGACTACGGGGTCGACGGCGTCGCGACGGCCCGTGCCGAGGCATCCGACGCGGTGTCCGGCGCCGACGAGGGCGGACGGCCGTCCGCGTGA
- the eno gene encoding phosphopyruvate hydratase, with protein sequence MAFIEAVGAREILDSRGNPTVEVEVLLDDGSLARAAVPSGASTGAFEAYELRDGDKSRYLGKGVLKAVDAVIDELGPAIEDLDASDQRLVDAALIEADGTENKSRLGANAILGVSLAVAKAAADSADLPLFRYLGGPNAHVLPVPLFNVINGGEHADNGIDMQEFFLAPIGADTYSESLRWGTEVYHTLKGELKAAGFATGLGDEGGFAPDLPSNREGLEFLVKAIEKAGFTPGTDIALGLDVAATEFFNDGVYRLDQKDWSADQLIEYYEGLVRDFPIVTIEDALAEDDWDNWKTLTDALGSKVQLVGDDLFVTNPQRLADGIKRGVANSLLVKVNQIGTLTETLDAVSLAQRSGYTAMLSHRSGETEDTTIADLVVATNAGQIKAGAPARSERVAKYNQLLRIEEELGDAAVFAGRSAFPRFTA encoded by the coding sequence GTGGCATTCATCGAAGCTGTAGGCGCACGCGAGATCCTGGATTCTCGCGGCAACCCGACCGTCGAGGTCGAGGTCCTGCTCGACGACGGGTCGCTCGCGCGGGCCGCGGTGCCCTCGGGCGCATCGACCGGAGCCTTCGAGGCGTACGAGCTGCGCGACGGCGACAAGAGCCGCTACCTCGGCAAGGGCGTGCTCAAGGCCGTCGACGCCGTGATCGACGAACTCGGGCCCGCCATCGAAGACCTCGACGCCTCCGACCAGCGCCTGGTCGACGCCGCGCTCATCGAGGCCGACGGCACCGAGAACAAGAGCCGCCTCGGCGCGAACGCCATCCTCGGCGTGTCGCTGGCCGTCGCGAAGGCCGCCGCGGACTCGGCCGACCTGCCGCTGTTCCGCTACCTCGGCGGACCGAACGCCCACGTGCTGCCGGTCCCGCTGTTCAACGTCATCAACGGCGGCGAGCACGCCGACAACGGCATCGACATGCAGGAGTTCTTCCTCGCGCCGATCGGCGCCGACACCTACTCGGAGTCGCTCCGCTGGGGCACCGAGGTCTACCACACCCTCAAGGGCGAGCTGAAGGCCGCGGGCTTCGCGACCGGACTCGGCGACGAGGGCGGCTTCGCCCCCGATCTGCCCAGCAACCGCGAGGGCCTCGAGTTCCTCGTGAAGGCGATCGAGAAGGCCGGCTTCACTCCCGGCACCGACATCGCGCTCGGCCTCGACGTCGCCGCGACCGAGTTCTTCAACGACGGCGTGTACCGCCTCGACCAGAAGGACTGGTCGGCCGACCAGCTCATCGAGTACTACGAGGGCCTCGTCCGCGACTTCCCGATCGTCACCATCGAGGACGCGCTCGCCGAGGACGACTGGGACAACTGGAAGACCCTCACCGACGCACTCGGCTCCAAGGTGCAGCTCGTCGGCGACGACCTGTTCGTCACGAACCCGCAGCGCCTGGCCGACGGCATCAAGCGCGGCGTCGCGAACTCGCTGCTCGTGAAGGTCAACCAGATCGGCACGCTCACCGAAACGCTCGACGCGGTGAGCCTCGCGCAGCGCTCGGGCTACACGGCCATGCTGTCGCACCGCTCCGGCGAGACCGAGGACACCACGATCGCCGACCTCGTGGTCGCGACGAACGCGGGTCAGATCAAGGCTGGCGCGCCCGCCCGGAGCGAGCGGGTGGCCAAGTACAATCAGCTTCTGAGGATCGAAGAGGAGCTCGGAGACGCCGCGGTGTTCGCGGGTCGTTCCGCGTTCCCGCGCTTCACGGCATAA